In Andreesenia angusta, the following are encoded in one genomic region:
- the corA gene encoding magnesium/cobalt transporter CorA codes for MAKTQIKRGKQKWRNKPGELVYTGDISSEEVQVDVLLYSPETDEISFKKKIEEFKDYSGYRFIDVKGLNNKDEMQRIGAILGLDDLLLEDIMHMGERPRLELQKDYLFLIMKNLYLDKENIRIVQEQLSFVVKDRTIVIFRDSDSEVINYAKEKLKNSKHSLRRFGTDYALYYIMDLLVDNYFLIVSDVEEQIEQIEEAIISGEESMNLEEVYRIRKELLLLRASIWPLEDVIHGMIREEGLIENSTKEYLRDLKGNISQIMDYTSIYRESILGLFDIYLSNTSNKMNSIMQTLTVISIMFIPSTFLAGVYGMNFKEFPELGIKHAYPVFWIINIALMIFMYRYFKNKRWL; via the coding sequence GTGGCAAAGACTCAGATAAAGAGGGGAAAGCAGAAGTGGAGAAACAAGCCGGGAGAACTGGTCTACACTGGGGACATATCGAGCGAAGAGGTCCAAGTGGACGTACTGCTGTACAGCCCAGAGACAGACGAGATATCATTTAAAAAAAAGATAGAGGAGTTCAAGGACTACAGCGGCTACAGGTTTATAGACGTGAAAGGACTCAACAACAAAGATGAGATGCAGAGGATAGGAGCTATACTAGGCCTAGACGATCTGCTTTTAGAGGACATAATGCATATGGGCGAAAGGCCAAGGCTGGAGCTCCAGAAGGACTACCTTTTCCTCATAATGAAAAACCTCTACTTAGACAAGGAGAATATAAGGATAGTGCAGGAGCAGCTCTCCTTTGTCGTAAAAGACAGAACTATAGTTATATTTAGAGACTCTGACTCCGAAGTTATAAACTATGCAAAGGAAAAGCTGAAAAACTCAAAGCACAGCTTGAGGCGCTTCGGCACTGACTATGCGCTCTACTACATAATGGACTTGTTAGTTGACAACTACTTTCTGATAGTCAGCGACGTAGAGGAGCAGATAGAGCAGATAGAGGAGGCCATAATAAGCGGAGAAGAGAGCATGAACTTGGAAGAGGTGTACAGGATAAGAAAAGAGCTGCTGCTTTTAAGGGCGTCTATATGGCCGCTAGAAGACGTAATCCACGGAATGATAAGAGAGGAAGGGCTTATAGAGAACAGCACAAAGGAGTACTTGAGAGATTTAAAGGGGAATATTTCCCAAATAATGGACTACACTTCTATATACAGGGAGTCTATACTGGGGCTGTTTGACATATACCTCTCGAATACCAGCAACAAGATGAACAGCATAATGCAGACGCTCACCGTCATATCCATAATGTTCATACCCTCCACATTCCTAGCTGGAGTATATGGGATGAACTTCAAAGAGTTCCCCGAGCTTGGAATAAAGCATGCATATCCAGTGTTTTGGATAATAAATATAGCGCTTATGATCTTCATGTACAGGTACTTTAAAAACAAGAGATGGCTTTAG
- the uvsE gene encoding UV DNA damage repair endonuclease UvsE — translation MSIGYACLVYGVSGFKLKSCRLSNSDEKNLIEITNHNLEVLSKMLIYNASNSIKLFRISSDIIPLASHPEVDFNWRDIFSAELKSLGELIISSGIRVSMHPGQYTVINSNSPEVVSKSVLDLNYHCEFLDSLGLNSTHKMVLHIGGVYGDKASAIERFKSSYASLSSNVKSRLIIENDERSYSISDVLSIGKELGIPVVFDNLHHRLNPPEEDRSEDEWIYEAGLTWKSEDGPQKMHYSQQKVGGKSGSHSQSIEVSEFLDFYSSLREPVPDIMLEVKDKNISAIKCSNCVSSLDIHMLQSEWARYKYLVLYHSHNRYLSIRAMFRECSVSALTMYREIDSALREEPVLGSMVNAFSHVWGYFKDICSEKERDTFKSNIESLEAGSLDPSKFKKFLFKLSKKYNSEYLLESYFFYDVL, via the coding sequence TTGAGCATCGGATATGCCTGCCTTGTATACGGTGTCTCGGGATTCAAACTCAAGTCTTGCAGGCTTTCAAATTCAGATGAGAAAAATCTTATCGAAATAACAAATCATAACCTTGAAGTACTTTCGAAAATGCTTATATACAACGCTTCAAATAGTATAAAGCTCTTTAGGATAAGCTCAGATATAATTCCGCTAGCTTCTCACCCCGAAGTGGATTTCAACTGGAGAGATATATTCAGTGCAGAGCTCAAAAGCTTGGGAGAACTCATAATCTCAAGTGGAATAAGAGTCTCTATGCACCCCGGCCAGTATACAGTCATAAACTCAAACAGCCCGGAAGTTGTATCCAAGTCTGTTCTGGATTTAAACTACCACTGTGAATTCCTTGACTCTTTGGGACTAAACAGCACCCATAAGATGGTGCTCCACATAGGCGGCGTCTACGGCGACAAGGCTTCGGCCATAGAGCGCTTTAAGTCGTCCTACGCTTCCCTGAGTTCAAATGTTAAGTCCAGGCTCATAATAGAAAACGACGAGAGATCTTACAGTATATCGGATGTGCTCTCTATCGGCAAGGAGCTTGGAATACCGGTGGTCTTCGACAATCTCCATCACAGACTCAATCCTCCTGAAGAAGATAGATCAGAGGATGAGTGGATATATGAAGCCGGTCTTACCTGGAAGAGCGAAGACGGCCCGCAGAAGATGCACTATTCTCAACAGAAAGTTGGTGGAAAGTCAGGTTCCCACTCTCAGTCAATAGAAGTCTCGGAGTTTCTGGACTTCTATAGCTCTTTAAGAGAGCCTGTGCCAGATATAATGCTTGAAGTCAAGGACAAGAACATCTCTGCTATTAAGTGTTCAAACTGTGTATCTAGTCTAGATATTCATATGCTTCAGTCCGAGTGGGCGCGTTACAAATACCTTGTGCTCTATCACTCGCATAATCGCTATTTATCTATTCGCGCCATGTTCAGGGAGTGCAGTGTTTCTGCTCTGACCATGTACAGGGAAATAGACTCCGCACTGCGCGAAGAGCCTGTGCTCGGAAGCATGGTGAACGCATTCTCTCATGTCTGGGGCTATTTCAAAGATATCTGTAGCGAAAAAGAGCGGGACACTTTCAAGAGCAATATCGAATCGCTTGAAGCGGGCAGTCTTGATCCTTCTAAGTTTAAGAAATTCCTTTTTAAGCTTTCAAAAAAATACAATTCAGAGTACCTTCTGGAGAGCTATTTTTTTTACGACGTTTTATAG